The DNA region CCTGTACCGCGATGGTCGCCGTAACCTGGAGGACTATCCCCCGCGTCCGGACGGCGTGACCCACCGCACCGCCGTCACAGGCCGTTCCCAGCACCTGAGCCTGGATCAGATTTACGTGCGCGACCCCAGCAGCCCGATCACGGCCCTGCAGAGCGTCCCGCTCAAGCACGGCGACCAGGTCATCGGTGTGCTCAATGTGGCCGTGCGCGACATCCAGCAACTGGGCGCTGACGAAGCCAGTGCGCTGGAGCTGCTGGCCAACCAGGGAGCGGCAGCCATCCTCAACGCCCGCCTGTACGAAGAAATCCGCAAGGCGCGCGATCATATGGCTGTGATCCTGGGCGCGACCCGGGATGGCCTGTTGCTGGTTGACCGGGACGGCCTGTTGCTGCACGCTAACCCGGCGGCGGAGCGTCTGCTGGGCGCGGAACTGCGGCCTTACCTGGGCAAGCATCTGCTCCGCGCCCTGCGGCAGCCAGCCCTCCACGACCTGCCACGGGAGGACTTCCGCCATCCCGACGGCATCAAGGCTATCTGGCGCTCCCTGCGCAGCGATCCACAGCGGCCCACCCTGCGCCACGCCCAGATCACGCTCCACGGCCAGACGATCTACCTGGAGGAGGAAAGTATCCCCGTGCTGGCGGAAGATGGCACGGTAGCCGGGCGACTATTCGTCTGGCGGGATATCAGCGCCCAGGTGCAACTGGAACGGGGCCGCGAAGAACTGACCCATACCATCGTGCACGACCTGCGCAGCCCGCTTTCCTCGATCAAGGGCGGTCTGAGCGTGCTGCGCGACATGATCGCCGAAGATGAAACGCTGAACCGCGATGAGGCGCTGGAAGTCATCAGTATCGCCGAGGGGGGCGCGGAAGGGCTGCTGGCGCTGGTCAACAGCCTGCTGGATGTCGCCCACCTGGAAAGCGGTGAGATGCCCCTCACCCTCACTTCCGCCTCCCTGCACGAGCCGGTAGAACGGGCTGTGCGGGTGTTGGAGATGCTAGCCAAAGAAGAGGACATCCAGATCGAGCGAGAATTGCCGGAAGATCTGCCCCTGCTGTTCATGGACAGCGGCAAAATCACCCGTGTGTTCACCAACCTGATCGACAACGCCCTGCACTACACGCCACACGGCGGACGCGTGATCATCCGGGCGGAATATCAGCCGGAAGAGGGTGTCATCCTGGCGACGGTGGAGGATAGCGGGCCGGGCGTCCCGCCGGAAGTGCGCGGGCGCATCTTCGAGCGGTACGCTACTGGCCTTTCTGGCATCCCGCAACGCCAGCATCGCGGTCTGGGGCTGGGGCTGACCTTCTGCAAGATGGCGGTGGAAGCGCATGGCGGTCGTATCTGGGTGGACGATAGTCGCCTGGGCGGTGCAGCTTTCCGTTTCACGCTGCCGCTTGTCCACTAGCGCTCCGGGCTGCTCGCGTTGTTCAGCAGGCGCGCGCTACAGACAGGGCTACGGATGGCGCGGATTGCCGTTCTCTCCGCCCACCCGTGCGAATCGTGCGCTAGGCTTCCGGCGGCCACGACCAAGCCAGGATCGCCTCCGCCAGGGCGAAATCTTCCGGTGCGTCGATCTCCACGGCGGTCAGCGGATGCATGACGTAACAGGTGATGCGCCCGCCCAGGCGGTTATGCTCTTCTCGCAACACCCGGGGCCGCATGACGTAGATCGAGCCATTTTCCATGCACAACCCTGAGGCGTACTCCTGGCGGCGGGGACGGCGGCGATAGTCGTAGTTGTAGGGTTGCGGGCGGCCGTCCTCCCCGACCCGCCACAGGAAGCGGCTGAACGGCACCACCGAAAGCAACGAATCCGCCCCGCTCTCCAGCAGCGTTTCCACTGCCCGGTCGATGTCGCCGGGCAAACGCAGCGGCGAGGTGCACTGTAACAACACCACCAGATCAGGTGTGTAACCCCCGGCAGCCTGCAAGGTATCCAGGACGTGCAACAGCGCCGATTCGGTTGTGGCAGTATCGCCGCTGATCGCCGCCGGGCGCCAGATCACCTCCGCGCCGTTCTGCCGGGCAATCGCGCCAATCTCGGCGTCATCGGTGGAAACGACAAGCCGGGTGATAGAACGGGCGGCCAGAGCGTGAGCGATAGTATGCGCCAGCAGCGGGCGCCCGGCCAGCGGGTGGATGTTCTTGCGTGGCACACCGCGCGATCCACCCCGCGCCGGGATAATAGCCAGGATATGTTCGGGCCGGGCAGAGGTGGTCATGGGGCAGTCGCGTCCGGTGAGTTCGGGCTGGCGGCGGCAGTGAGCGCTTCCTCAAAGGCGCGTAACAGGTCAGTCTCGGTCACGATCCCGATCAGCTTCCCGGCGTCATCCAGGACAGGCAGACCGCCGATCTTGCGCGTGCGCATCAGGCGGGCCGCTTCGTACAGAGGCGTTTCCGGGCGGACGGTGACCGGATCGGGCGTCATGCAGACATCCACCAGCACCTGGTTGAGCAGCATCTCGTCCTGCCAGCGCTCATGCAGGACAAACGGCGAGTTGAGCGCCTGGCGGATATCCCGGTCGGTGATGATCCCGACCAGCCGCTCGTGCGCGTCCAGGACCGGCAGGCGGCGGTAGCGGCCCCGGCGGAAGCGTTCCACCGCTGCCCGCAGGTTATCCCCCAGGTGGAGCACATCCGGGTTGGCGGTCATCACATCGGCCACCACCAGGGCGCAGGCGTCCTGCCGGCGCAGGACGGCGCGGATGCGTCCCTCGGCGTCGCGGCGGGCACGCAGGGCCTCCAGCGTCTCCTGCAAGCGGGCGTTCTCCGTCCACAGTCGCTCGATCTCAGCCTGCAACTCCCGCTCGATGGACATGCCGCGCACCTCGCTCGTTGTACCGTCTGCCGAACCACCCGAATCATACCACAGGCCCGGCGGACCGCGCCCGGCAGGCCGGCGATGTGGTAGAATATGCCCCGCACTTCAGGCAGGTGACCGAATGATGACGACCGCTTCTCCATCCTCAATGACCGCTGGTCGCCGTGCGGCCCCGCGCCCCACGCCGATCCTGTTCGTTTCCAGCTATACCGGCCTCGGCGGCGGCGAGACCAGCCTGTATGAGATGGTGCGCTGCCTGGACGCTGGACGCTGGACGCCGCACCTGCTGGTCCCCGGCGAAGGGCAATTCCCGGCGCTGTGGCGATCGCAGGGCTGGCCGGTGCACATCCTCCGCTGGCGACCAGCGATGCCGCTGTTCGTCCCGGCGCTGTGGGCACGCCTGCCGGTCGTCAAGCAGATCGAAGCCCTGATCCGCCGGGAGCGAATCGCCGTCGTCCGCCCGGAGTATCACAGCATCCCGCTGGTTGCTCCAGCCTGCCGCCGGGCGGGTGTCCCCTGGGTGTGGATGATCCACGGTCGCTGGACACATCCCCGCCCCTGGCAGCGCGGGCTGTTCCGCCAGGCGGCCCATCTCTTCGCCGATTCCGGCTGGAGCAAGGCGGGGTTTCTGGGGGAACCGCCGTTCATGCCGCCGGAACGGGTGGAGGTGCGCCATCTGGGGGTGGATGTCGATCGCTTCAACCCGGCAGTCGATGGTCGCGCGGTACGCGCGGCGCTGGGCATCCCGCCGGACGCGCCGGTGATCACCATCCTGGGGCGCTTCCAGCCGATCAAGGGACATCTCAACTTCCTGGGCATGGCGGCCCGTATCGCGCCGGAATTCCCGCAGGCGCGCTTTTTGATCGTGGGCGACAACGTGCTCGATGGCGCAGTCGGCGACCGGCACAAGGCGGCGATCCTGGCCGCGGTGGAAAGCAACCCCGACCTCAAACGAAGCGTGATCTTCACTGGCTTCAGCGATGATCTCGTCCCTACCCTGCGGGCCAGCGACATCCTGGTTTGTGCCTCGGACTTTGAGTCGTTCGGGATGGCCCACCTGGAGGCGATGGCCTGCGCGGTGCCGGTGGTCAGCACCAATGTCGGTGGCCCGGCGGAAACCGTGCTCGATGGCCAGACGGGTCTGCTCGTCCCCCCGCGCGATCCGGAGGCGCTGGCGGCGGCAGTGTGGCGGCTGCTGATCGATCCGGACCTGCGGGCGCGGATGGGGGCCGCCGGGCGGGCGCATGTGCTGGCCCGGCTGGATGTGCGTCACTACGCCGCCCGCTTTGAGGAAGTGCTGGCGGCGGTAGCCGGTTTCACATGATCGGCCAGACGGGGGTAAACGATGGTCTAAGCCCCTCACTTCAGGCCCCTCAGTCGCCGCCGTACCGCCGCGAACTTTTCCCCCTATAGCACCGGGTTCAGCACAAAGTGCACGCTGAACAGCACGATCGTGATCACCGTATAGATCATCAGGGTATTGTTGATCGTCCGTTTTTCCTCTTCCGGCGTGTCGGCGCGGGCATAAAGGGGGATGATGAACGGCGGCGGCAGGATCAGGAGCGTGAACAGGGCGATCTCAAAGCCGCGTTCCAGCTCCAGCAGGCCCCGGATCAGAAAGCGATTCAGCAGGAAAGCCAGCGGCAACAGAATCGCCAGCCGTGTGGCGATCACCGGCAGGGTCTGCCGGATGCCGGCGACATCCAGCCTGATCCCGTAGCCGATGATGATCAGGATCAGCGGCACCACAAGATGGCTCAGGAAGCTGAGCGTTGCCATGATCCCGCCGGTGATGGCGGTTGTGGCCAGGAATGTCTGTGCACCTAGCAGGTTAAAGGCCAGCCCGGCCAGAATCGCGATCACCACCGGCGAGCGGAGAAACGCCCGCACCACCTGCCCCGGCCCGCTCAACCCATCCCGCCGCATCAGGAGTAGCGCCAGAAACACAAACCAGATGAAGATCTCATGACCAAGATCGATGATGGCGATATAGCCGATATTTTCCAGGCCATAGGCGCTGCCGAACAGGCTCACCCCTAGCATGCCATATTCAAAGCCCGTCATTAGAAAGGGGAAGTACGCCCGCCCACCGCCCGGCCCCGCCCTGAGCAGCAGCCCCAGTCCGTAGAGCAGCAGGCACAGCAGGAAGATGGCAAGGAAGGTGACGAGATAGGTGAGCTTCAGCTCAATGTTGAGGAAGGACATGAACAACACGGCGGGCAGGGCGATGTTGACCGCGATCTTGCGCAGGTCGTCAATGGCCTGATCGGTCAGGAACCGGCTGCGCCGGATCCAGTAGCCCAGTCCGAGCAGCAGCAGAATCGGCAACACCCGGTTGAGGATATCGGTTGTCTGGCTCATCGTCTCTACCTGTGTGACCAACAGATGGCCGGCGGCGAGGGAAGCTCCAGTGGGTCAGCGGAGCTTTGCCGCCGATTGTACTGCGGCGTGCGCAGCAGGAAAATGCGCTGCAGCAGGGAGATGCCTGGCCGTAAGGGGTCAGGAACAGGGAAGGCTTCCCAGCCTCCCGATTCATCCCGGAACGGCTGACAGATTCAGCCTCTCCCCCTGCCATTTTACAGGTTGCCAGCCGCCAGGAGTCATCGCTATAGTATCCGCCACGCGATTTTGCCCAGGAGTGATCCCATCACTACTTCAGGAGCGCCCTGCATGACGACTCTTGCCGCGCCGGTCCGGAACGCCCGCTGTCTGACCATTGACACTGTCCGCGAGAACATCGTCGGCATTGATGCACAGGTCCCCCTGCTGGACGGCACAACACGCCCCTATGTCAACTTTGATAACGCCGCCAGCACCCCCGCCCTGCGCCCGGTGCTGGACAAGGTCAACGAATTCATGACCTGGTATTCCAGCGTCCACCGCGGCAGCGGCTTCAAGAGCCAGGTGGCCACGGAAGCCTATGAGGCCGCCCACGCGATCGCCTTGCGCTTTGTCGGCGCGGACCCGGCTACCCACACGGCCATCTTCGGCAAGAACAGCACGGAAGCGCTCAACAAGCTGGCCAACCGCTTCCCCTTTCAGCCGGGCGACGTAGTGCTGACCACGCTGATGGAACACCATTCCAACGATCTGCCCTGGCGCAAGGTGGCCCATGTGGAGCATGTCCTGCCGGACTCCAGCGGGGCGCTGGACGAGGCTCACTTTGACCGGCTGCTGGAACGCTACGCCGGGCGGGTGAAGCTGGTGGCGGTGACCGGGGCCTCTAATGTGACCGGTTACATCAACCCCATTCATCGCCTCGCCGAGAAAGCGCACGCTGCCGGGGCGCAAATCCTGGTGGATGTGGCCCAGCTGGCCCCGCACCGGGCGGTGGAGATGCGCCCGCTGGACGATCCCGGCCATCTGGATTATGTGGTGCTTTCCGCCCACAAGATGTACGCGCCGTTCGGCACTGGCGCCCTGATCGGGCGGCGGGATACCTTCCTGGAAGGCGATCCGGATATGGTCGGCGGCGGCGTGGTCGACATTGTGACGGTCAATTCCGTCAAGTGGGCCGGTCTGCCCGATCGGGAAGAAGCCGGCAGCCCCAATGTCGTCGGCGCGGTAGCCATGGCCCAGGCCATGTTGTGCCTGGAAGCGATCGGCATGGACGCTCTGGCCGAACATGAGGCCGTCCTGACAGCGCGCCTGCTGGAACGGCTGGGCCGCATCCCCGGCGTGCGTGTCTTTGGCATCACCGATCCCGCCCGCGCCCGTGACAAGGTTGGGGTGGTGCCCTTCATCGTGGAAGGGATGAGCCACTACCTGGTGGCGGCCATTCTCAGCGCGGAAGGCGGGATCGGCGTGCGCAATGGCTGCTTCTGCGCCCATCCGTACCTGTTGCACCTGCTGGGCGTGGACGAGCAGCAGGCGGCCTCCTACCAGCAGGAGATCCACAACGGCGTCAAGGCACACCTGCCCGGTCTGGTGCGGGCCAGCTTTGGCTGCTACAACAACGAAGCGGAAGTCGACTGGTTCGCGGAGATGCTGGAGCGTATTGTGCGCGGCGACTACCGGGGCCGTTACGTGCAGGACCCGGCCAGCGGCGCTTACTGGCCGGAAGGCTTCGCCCCCCGGCTGGAGGCATACTTCCACCTGGGATGATGGTGAGGCGATGCGCTCACCGTTCCCGCCCGCGTACGATCACCTGGCCCAGCAGCAGGCGGTCGGATTGCCGTCCGTTCGGGCGCGTGACCGGCAGGCGGACGCCCGTCCGCCAGTCGTAGACCATCAACATGGCCCGGTATTCCCCCGGCAGCAGATCGCCGGTCGGCAGGATGACCTGCTGGCAGGCACAACGATCCAGCGGCAGTCCAACATCCACCTGGGCGGCCAGATCGCCCGCGCTATCGTACAGGTGCACCGCCAGCGAGTAAGTGTAGGGCGGCACGTCTTCGCCCTGCCGCCACCCGATCAGCAACGTGTGATCGCCGCCGACCACCGGCGGCAGTGGAGCGAGATGGGTCAGGGCGATGTCGTCGCCAAAGCGGACGATCGGCGGGGCTGCTTCTGCCGCACAGCAACAGGCCGGGGCGCGGGCATATAGCTCCAGCGATAGGCCCGGCCGATCCACCGCCCGCCGGCACAGGCCGAAATCCGCCGCCAGCGCCGCCTGCACGGCGTCCAGCGCGGCGGCGTAAGGATCGGGCTGCGAGCGGTGTTCCAGGGCCAGCCAGGCGCGGGTGGTCTGGCCCAGGAAGCTGGCCGCCGCCACGCTAAAATCCTCCCCTTCGCCGGGCGCGTAGGTCAGCCAGTCGGTATACAGCTTGTGCAGCCCCAGATCGTGGATGTCGTACTCGATCACATCGGAGATCGGCCAGGTCGGTACGGGCGCATGATATACCAGCACATCCCCGGCGCGGGCCTCCGCCTGCAGGGTGCGGGTCAGATCACCCAGCGGCAGGTGCCGCCGGAAGAGATCGCCCCGGTCGTTGTTGTAGAACAGGATGTCGACCAGCGTGGAGTCGAGCG from Anaerolineae bacterium includes:
- a CDS encoding acylneuraminate cytidylyltransferase family protein, yielding MTTSARPEHILAIIPARGGSRGVPRKNIHPLAGRPLLAHTIAHALAARSITRLVVSTDDAEIGAIARQNGAEVIWRPAAISGDTATTESALLHVLDTLQAAGGYTPDLVVLLQCTSPLRLPGDIDRAVETLLESGADSLLSVVPFSRFLWRVGEDGRPQPYNYDYRRRPRRQEYASGLCMENGSIYVMRPRVLREEHNRLGGRITCYVMHPLTAVEIDAPEDFALAEAILAWSWPPEA
- a CDS encoding CBS domain-containing protein, which gives rise to MSIERELQAEIERLWTENARLQETLEALRARRDAEGRIRAVLRRQDACALVVADVMTANPDVLHLGDNLRAAVERFRRGRYRRLPVLDAHERLVGIITDRDIRQALNSPFVLHERWQDEMLLNQVLVDVCMTPDPVTVRPETPLYEAARLMRTRKIGGLPVLDDAGKLIGIVTETDLLRAFEEALTAAASPNSPDATAP
- a CDS encoding glycosyltransferase family 4 protein, with product MTTASPSSMTAGRRAAPRPTPILFVSSYTGLGGGETSLYEMVRCLDAGRWTPHLLVPGEGQFPALWRSQGWPVHILRWRPAMPLFVPALWARLPVVKQIEALIRRERIAVVRPEYHSIPLVAPACRRAGVPWVWMIHGRWTHPRPWQRGLFRQAAHLFADSGWSKAGFLGEPPFMPPERVEVRHLGVDVDRFNPAVDGRAVRAALGIPPDAPVITILGRFQPIKGHLNFLGMAARIAPEFPQARFLIVGDNVLDGAVGDRHKAAILAAVESNPDLKRSVIFTGFSDDLVPTLRASDILVCASDFESFGMAHLEAMACAVPVVSTNVGGPAETVLDGQTGLLVPPRDPEALAAAVWRLLIDPDLRARMGAAGRAHVLARLDVRHYAARFEEVLAAVAGFT
- a CDS encoding aminotransferase class V-fold PLP-dependent enzyme; the protein is MTTLAAPVRNARCLTIDTVRENIVGIDAQVPLLDGTTRPYVNFDNAASTPALRPVLDKVNEFMTWYSSVHRGSGFKSQVATEAYEAAHAIALRFVGADPATHTAIFGKNSTEALNKLANRFPFQPGDVVLTTLMEHHSNDLPWRKVAHVEHVLPDSSGALDEAHFDRLLERYAGRVKLVAVTGASNVTGYINPIHRLAEKAHAAGAQILVDVAQLAPHRAVEMRPLDDPGHLDYVVLSAHKMYAPFGTGALIGRRDTFLEGDPDMVGGGVVDIVTVNSVKWAGLPDREEAGSPNVVGAVAMAQAMLCLEAIGMDALAEHEAVLTARLLERLGRIPGVRVFGITDPARARDKVGVVPFIVEGMSHYLVAAILSAEGGIGVRNGCFCAHPYLLHLLGVDEQQAASYQQEIHNGVKAHLPGLVRASFGCYNNEAEVDWFAEMLERIVRGDYRGRYVQDPASGAYWPEGFAPRLEAYFHLG